Proteins from a genomic interval of Poecile atricapillus isolate bPoeAtr1 chromosome 1, bPoeAtr1.hap1, whole genome shotgun sequence:
- the SYT8 gene encoding synaptotagmin-8: MAVAGRKGRTTASPHTSITTTAWPGSLDSWLSWIPLPKWALITVAVAGAILLLLFLICIAKCCCSKKKSKKKERIALCAVSNSTTTNLVQPEMEDLEWEVEQKRRGKLQYSLEYNFRIQELKVGVKQAVELKAMDSGGTSDPYVIVYLTSNTKKRYETKVYRKTLNPIFNESFTFQVPQAEVSESTLVMQIYDFNRFSKHDIIGEVRLPLANINLQHVIEQWSDLEVASKVEEEHLGEICFSLRYVPSTGKLTVLILEARQLKRMDSNGLSDPFVKVHLILNRKKWKKKRTSVKKNTLSPYFNEVFVFEVPFSQIQNVDVVISVWDHDKVTKNEPIGKLFLGCRATGNQLRHWSDMLSNPRRPLAQWHILQPPEVVDKALGLKSHLKLPLHSR, encoded by the exons ATGGCAGTGGCAGGCAGGAAAGGCAGGACTACGGCCTCCCCACacaccagcatcaccaccacGGCTTGGCCGGGCTCCCTGGACAGCTGGCTTAGCTGGATCCCAT TACCCAAATGGGCGCTCATCACCGTGGCTGTGGCAGGGGCCattctcctccttctcttcctcatcTGCATCGccaagtgctgctgcagcaagaaGAAGTccaagaagaaagagagaattGCTTTGTGTGCCGTCAGCAACTCCACCACGACCAACCTT GTCCAGCCTGAGATGGAAGACCTGGAGTGGGAAGTAGAGCAGAAGCGGCGAGGAAAGCTGCAGTACTCCCTGGAGTACAACTTCCGCATACAGGAG CTGAAGGTTGGTGTGAAGCAGGCAGTTGAGCTGAAGGCCATGGACAGCGGAGGCACATCTGATCCATATGTGATTGTCTACCTAACATCCAATACGAAGAAGAGATACGAGACCAAGGTTTACCGCAAGACCCTGAACCCCATCTTCAACGAGAGCTTCACTTTCCAG GTACCCCAGGCTGAGGTGTCTGAATCCACACTGGTGATGCAGATCTATGACTTCAACCGCTTTTCCAAGCATGACATCATTGGTGAGGTCCGGTTGCCCCTGGCCAACATCAACCTGCAGCATGTCATTGAGCAGTGGAGTGACCTGGAGGTGGCCAGTAAAGTGGAG GAAGAGCATCTGGGTGAGATCTGCTTCTCACTGCGCTACGTCCCCAGCACTGGCAAGCTGACGGTGCTCATCCTTGAAGCCAGGCAGTTGAAGCGGATGGACTCTAATGGACTCTCAG ATCCTTTTGTCAAGGTGCATCTCATACTGAACaggaagaaatggaagaaaaaaaggacaagtGTGAAGAAAAACACCTTAAGCCCTTACTTCAATGAGGTGTTTGTGTTTGAGGTGCCTTTCAGTCAGATCCAG AATGTGGACGTGGTCATCTCTGTCTGGGATCACGACAAAGTGACCAAGAATGAGCCCATTGGCAAACTCTTCCTGGGCTGCCGAGCCACAGGCAACCAGCTGCGGCACTGGTCTGACATGCTGTCCAACCCACGCCGACCCCTCGCCCAGTGGCAcatcctgcagcccccagaggTGGTGGACAAAGCCCTGGGACTGAAGTCCCACCTCAAGCTGCCCCTGCACTCCAGATAG